The genomic stretch CCTAGTCATACTCGGAGGCTTTATGAACTTCAAAAAACTCGCCCTCATCGCAGTGCTGCTGTCTTGCAGCGCCATCGCGTTTGCGCAACAACCCCAAGGCCAATCGCGCGGCACTCGTTCTGCGGACGAATACATCAAGCTGCTGGAATCCGAACGTCGCCAATCCGAACTCCAAGTCGCCAGGGTCATTGAAACCCTGAAGATCAAACCGGGTGAGCGCGTCGCCGACATTGGTTCCGGCTCCGGTTTGTTCACGCGGCCTCTGGCAAAACAACTTGGAGCGAAAGGCATTGTCTACGCCGTGGATATTGACCCGGAGTTGCTGAAGCACGTCGAAAAGACCGCCGCCGAACAACATCTGATGAACATCAAACCGATTCTGGCCGCCGAAGACGATCCGAAGCTGCCGGAAAAAGTAGATTTGATTGTCATCATTGATACCTTGCACCACATCGCCAATCAGCCGACGTATCTGAAAGGTTTGAAAAAATACCTGAAGGCGGGTGGCCGCATCGCGTTGATTGATTTCAGCAAAACCTGGCCCGCCGGACACGAAAAGATGGTCTACAAAGTGGAAGACCTGGACGGATGGATGAAAGCCGCAGGCTACAAGCAAATCGAAAAATACGATTTCCTCGACAACGATTTCTTCGTGGTTTATCAGTAACCGTCGCAATGTAAAGCAAACTGTCCGGTTTGTTTGTTTTTTTGTGACGACTTCTTTCCCGAAACCTGAGCAAACTGGACAGTTTGCTCTACTCTTTCCGAGGAGAACTGATCGTGTCAGGCGAACCTCCAAAATCTCAATCCTGGTGGCAGACCTTGCCCGGTATCCTGACGGCGGTGGCAGCAATCATCACGGCGTCCACGGGACTATTCATGGCGTTGAACAACTCTGGCGTCTTCTCTCGTGATTCAAAGTTGGCTTCGCCCATCCCGACACCGACTGTCGCCTTATCCACCAGCACGCCTGCCAAGCCCGAAACATCTTCTGTTGTGGAGGTTCCTGCGTCTACGGAAATTGATGCGTTAGAGCGGCGATTGAAAGCCGTCAACATCCAATTCAGCACAGGCAGCGCGGCAGAGCGGGAAAAGGTGCGTGGATATTTCGATGGCCCGGAAGCTCCCTATTACCTGTTGGCTGTCACTTGTATTCAAGTTCTGGGAAATCAACGCCTGAAGAAAACCGGCTACCTGGACATGATTGACAAACACTTTTCAAAGCTTGGCGATGAAAGCATCTACACGCCTGTGGACGGCAAATTGAATTTGGAGAAAGTGAAAAAGGCGATGGTCGAAGCGCAAAGGGATTACCACAGCGATCAAGTCAAAACATTTGAAGAGATCGTCGAACCGCGTTAGAACACACAGCGCAAAGCGACATCCCAACCCCGTTCCTTCCGACTTCAAGAAGATGCAAATCAACAATTGTCTGGTCATCGTCAAACAAACCGCGCTATCGCAAGGTGGGCGCGCGGCCAGTTTTGCGCACAGTGGAGATGCGACGGCCAGGCGAATTGTGCAAGCCGATGCCGAACATCAGCACACAATTGACGCGGTGCGGCAGGCGCTGAGCAAACGGAAGATTACTTTTGGCGAAGCATCTCTCACCAATCTGGATGCGCGCGTCAAAGGCCAACTGGCCATCAGCGATTTGGTCATTACCATCGGAGGCGATGGCACGACGCTCGGCGCGTCGCATTATGTTCGTGGAGGCGCACTCATTGGCGTCAATTCCGCTCCGGGCGACAGCGTAGGCCATTTCTGCTCGGTCAACCGAAAGAACTTTGTTCAGAAATTGGATGCGATCTTGTCCGGCAAAGTGAAACCGAAAGAACTGGCTCGGTTGCAAATCGGGCTGGATGAAAAGCCGCTGCCGGAATTGGCGCTCAACGACGTGCTGATCGTCCACGAATGCCCGGCTTCGACGACGCGGTATCTGCTCAAAGTCGGTCGGCGAGAAGAAGAACATCGCAGTTCCGGCATTTGGATTTCGACGGCGGCGGGTTCAACCGCCGGAATCGGTTCCGCAGGCGGGAGGAAAATGCCGCTTGGTTCCCAACGGATTCAATACCTGGTGCGCGAACTGTACCGCGAACCCAAACGCCGTTACGCATTGGCGCGCGGCTTTATCGAAGCAAGCGGGGAAATCATCGTCGCGTCAAAGATGGCCGCGGGCGAGTTGTACATTGACGGCGCAAAGACCCGGTATGAATTCCCGTTTGGCGCGCGCGCAAAAATCTCCGTGGCGCAATCCGCCTTACGGCTTTTCCTGTAGCTTCACCTCAGCAATCCAGACAACCTCGTGGCTCAAATGCGGCTTGCGGCATTTGAGCCATTTTCATTCCCCTCCCAAAAATTTCTTTCCGCGATGATACGGGTTTTCCGCAACTCCCGCTTATGTCAACGAAGGCGAATGACGATGCCTTCAGCCAACAAATAAGTACGTTGCCTTTTGCCGAAATGAATTTGGCAAAGAACAAACATCCATTTTGGAGAACCAAGGAGATTGACATGAAACGCTTCAGCATCATTCGTAATTTGATTATCGTGACATTTTTTCTTTTCTCAGCTTATGGCAGCGCCTTCGCCGTTCCCAACGGCGTCGGAGGACTGTCCAACCCCAACTCAGTCGTTTGCGCCAAAGACGCCAGCGGCAATTTGTGGTGCGACAAAACCAATTCCGCCGGAGTCTTCAACATCATCGGCGGCGTGGTCGCTCCGACAACCAATTGGGGACCATTTCCGCTCCACGGTTTGCTGACGATTTACAACATCGCCTGCCCCAACAACGGCATGCAGGTTGACCGCGACGGCCCCAGCGGATTGGGCGGCCCCTGGCTGGACGTCAGTTGTAAAGATTGCGTCGTTGCCCCAACTGGAATGGTAGCCTGGTATCCGCTCGACGAAAGCGGCGGAACCACTGCGCACGAACTGACGCAACTGGGCTTCGGTTTTCCCAACCCGCTGTACAACGCCAGTCCGCTGGACGGCAAATTCTATGGCTCGCCCACCTTCCTCACCGGCGCCAACGGTTGGGTCGCCAACGCCTTGAAGCTGGATGGTGTCAATGATTACGTGGAAGCGGCGCACAATTCCGCGCTCAATTTCGGCACCGGCGATTTTTCGATTGATTGCTGGGTGAAGATTGATCATCCGAACGACACGGCCAACGCCATTCGCGTGATCGTTGAAAAACGCGAACAGGTTTCCGGTTCGGATTATCGCGGATACAGCCTGTTCCTTTACAAAGGCAAACTATCGCTGCAACTCGCCGGTGGCAATTACGCCAACTATGTTTCGGGCCTGCCGGTTCCGGCTGATGGGTTGTGGCATTTCGTAGCCGTCACTGTGGATCGCGACAATGTGGGCACGTTTTATCTGAGCCAGGGCACGCAGGGAGGTTTCACCATCCAGACGGAAATTTTCGATCCGACCAAAGTCACTGGCAGTTTGGACAACTCTCGTCCGTTGCGCATCGGCAGTTTGACGCTTGGCGGGCCGACACAATTGTTCAAAGGCAGCATTGACGA from Acidobacteriota bacterium encodes the following:
- a CDS encoding LamG domain-containing protein, which translates into the protein MKRFSIIRNLIIVTFFLFSAYGSAFAVPNGVGGLSNPNSVVCAKDASGNLWCDKTNSAGVFNIIGGVVAPTTNWGPFPLHGLLTIYNIACPNNGMQVDRDGPSGLGGPWLDVSCKDCVVAPTGMVAWYPLDESGGTTAHELTQLGFGFPNPLYNASPLDGKFYGSPTFLTGANGWVANALKLDGVNDYVEAAHNSALNFGTGDFSIDCWVKIDHPNDTANAIRVIVEKREQVSGSDYRGYSLFLYKGKLSLQLAGGNYANYVSGLPVPADGLWHFVAVTVDRDNVGTFYLSQGTQGGFTIQTEIFDPTKVTGSLDNSRPLRIGSLTLGGPTQLFKGSIDEVELFNRALAGYEIESLIYAGRYGKCKPCFICQ
- a CDS encoding class I SAM-dependent methyltransferase; translated protein: MNFKKLALIAVLLSCSAIAFAQQPQGQSRGTRSADEYIKLLESERRQSELQVARVIETLKIKPGERVADIGSGSGLFTRPLAKQLGAKGIVYAVDIDPELLKHVEKTAAEQHLMNIKPILAAEDDPKLPEKVDLIVIIDTLHHIANQPTYLKGLKKYLKAGGRIALIDFSKTWPAGHEKMVYKVEDLDGWMKAAGYKQIEKYDFLDNDFFVVYQ
- a CDS encoding NAD(+)/NADH kinase, producing MQINNCLVIVKQTALSQGGRAASFAHSGDATARRIVQADAEHQHTIDAVRQALSKRKITFGEASLTNLDARVKGQLAISDLVITIGGDGTTLGASHYVRGGALIGVNSAPGDSVGHFCSVNRKNFVQKLDAILSGKVKPKELARLQIGLDEKPLPELALNDVLIVHECPASTTRYLLKVGRREEEHRSSGIWISTAAGSTAGIGSAGGRKMPLGSQRIQYLVRELYREPKRRYALARGFIEASGEIIVASKMAAGELYIDGAKTRYEFPFGARAKISVAQSALRLFL